The Mixta hanseatica genome includes a region encoding these proteins:
- a CDS encoding YchE family NAAT transporter gives MNTLALDLSGYIKFFVGLFALVNPIGIIPVFISMTSYQPAAERNRTNLTANLAVAIILWTSLFLGDAILHIFGISIDSFRIAGGILVVTIAMSMISGKLGEDKQNKQEKSETAVRESIGVVPLALPLMAGPGAISSTIVWSTRYHSWINLLAFSIAIALFAFCCWLLFRAAPVMVRVLGQTGINVITRIMGLLLMALGIEFIVTGLKASFPGLLN, from the coding sequence GTGAATACCCTTGCACTGGATTTATCTGGCTATATTAAATTTTTTGTTGGCCTGTTTGCGCTGGTGAATCCCATCGGCATTATTCCTGTTTTTATCAGTATGACCAGCTATCAGCCGGCCGCGGAAAGAAACCGAACCAACCTGACGGCGAACCTTGCCGTGGCAATTATCCTCTGGACCTCGTTGTTTCTGGGCGACGCTATTCTGCATATCTTCGGCATATCCATTGACTCTTTCCGTATCGCCGGCGGCATACTGGTGGTGACGATTGCGATGTCGATGATTAGCGGTAAGCTGGGCGAGGATAAGCAGAATAAACAGGAAAAATCAGAAACGGCGGTGCGCGAAAGTATTGGCGTGGTACCGCTGGCGTTGCCCTTAATGGCTGGCCCGGGCGCGATCAGTTCGACCATTGTCTGGAGCACGCGCTATCACAGCTGGATCAACCTGCTGGCTTTTAGCATTGCCATTGCGCTATTTGCTTTTTGCTGTTGGCTGCTGTTTCGCGCCGCGCCGGTAATGGTGCGGGTGCTGGGGCAAACGGGCATTAACGTGATTACGCGTATCATGGGGTTATTACTGATGGCGCTGGGCATTGAATTTATCGTGACCGGTCTTAAAGCCAGCTTCCCGGGGCTGCTTAATTAA
- the adhE gene encoding bifunctional acetaldehyde-CoA/alcohol dehydrogenase, whose translation MAVTNVAELNALVERVKQAQREYANFTQEQVDKIFRAAALAAADARIPLAKMAVAESGMGIVEDKVIKNHFASEYIYNAYKDEKTCGILETDETFGTITIAEPTGLICGIVPTTNPTSTAIFKALISLKTRNGIIFSPHPRAKDATNKAADIVLQAAIAAGAPKDIIGWIDQPSVELSNQLMHHPDINLILATGGPGMVKAAYSSGKPAIGVGAGNTPVVIDETADIKRAVASILMSKTFDNGVICASEQSVIVVDAVYESVRERFASHGGYLLQGAELKAVQDIILKNGGLNAAIVGQPAVKIAEMAGINVPASTKILIGEVQRVDESEPFAHEKLSPTLAMYRAENFEQAVAKAEKLVAMGGIGHTSCLYTDQDNQHDRVNYFGDKMKTARILINTPASQGGIGDLYNFKLAPSLTLGCGSWGGNSISENVGPKHLINKKTVAKRAENMLWHKLPKSIYFRRGSLPIALEEVATDGAKRAFIVTDRFLFNNGYADQITSVLKAHGIETEIFFEVEADPTLSIVRKGAEQMNSFKPDVIIALGGGSPMDAAKIMWVMYEHPETHFEELALRFMDIRKRIYKFPKMGVKAKMIAVTTTSGTGSEVTPFAVVTDDATGQKYPLADYALTPDMAIVDANLVMNMPKSLAAFGGLDAVTHALEAYVSVLANEYSDGQALQALKLLKENLPDSYRDGAKNPVARERVHNAATIAGIAFANAFLGVCHSMAHKLGSEFHIPHGLANALLISNVIRYNANDNPTKQTAFSQYDRPQARRRYAEIADHLGLSAAGDRTAQKIEKLLAWLEEMKAQLGIPKSIREAGVQEADFLAKVDKLADDAFDDQCTGANPRYPLIAELKQIMLDTFYGREYAEPFESVSEALSAQPIKGAKVEKKAKKV comes from the coding sequence ATGGCCGTTACCAATGTCGCTGAACTTAACGCACTTGTTGAACGTGTAAAACAAGCGCAGCGCGAATACGCCAATTTCACTCAAGAGCAGGTTGATAAAATTTTCCGCGCCGCCGCGCTGGCTGCTGCCGACGCGCGTATTCCGCTGGCAAAAATGGCGGTAGCAGAATCTGGCATGGGTATTGTGGAAGACAAAGTGATTAAAAACCACTTTGCGTCTGAGTATATTTACAATGCTTATAAAGATGAAAAAACCTGCGGCATTCTGGAAACCGACGAAACCTTCGGTACCATCACGATTGCTGAACCCACCGGGCTGATTTGCGGTATCGTTCCTACCACCAACCCAACCTCAACCGCTATTTTTAAAGCGCTGATTAGCCTTAAAACCCGTAACGGTATCATCTTCTCTCCGCATCCGCGTGCTAAAGACGCCACGAATAAAGCCGCAGATATTGTGCTGCAGGCCGCTATCGCCGCCGGTGCGCCGAAAGATATTATCGGTTGGATCGATCAGCCTTCCGTTGAGCTCTCTAATCAGCTGATGCACCATCCCGACATCAACCTGATCCTGGCAACCGGCGGTCCCGGTATGGTGAAAGCCGCCTACAGCTCCGGTAAACCGGCTATCGGCGTGGGTGCGGGTAATACCCCTGTGGTTATCGACGAAACCGCCGATATCAAACGTGCCGTGGCGTCTATTCTGATGTCGAAAACCTTCGATAACGGCGTGATCTGCGCTTCAGAGCAGTCAGTTATCGTGGTGGACGCGGTATATGAGTCGGTACGTGAGCGTTTCGCCAGCCACGGCGGCTACCTGCTGCAGGGCGCCGAACTGAAAGCGGTACAGGATATCATTCTGAAAAATGGCGGCCTCAATGCGGCTATCGTGGGTCAGCCGGCGGTAAAAATTGCCGAAATGGCCGGCATCAACGTACCGGCCAGCACTAAAATTCTGATTGGCGAAGTCCAGCGGGTCGATGAATCTGAACCTTTCGCTCACGAAAAACTGTCGCCGACGCTGGCGATGTATCGTGCCGAGAATTTTGAGCAGGCGGTGGCAAAAGCTGAAAAACTGGTCGCCATGGGCGGTATCGGTCACACCTCTTGCCTGTATACCGACCAGGATAACCAGCATGACCGCGTTAATTATTTTGGCGACAAAATGAAAACCGCGCGCATATTGATTAACACGCCGGCTTCTCAGGGCGGTATCGGTGACCTGTATAACTTTAAACTGGCGCCTTCTCTGACGCTGGGCTGCGGTTCATGGGGCGGCAACTCAATTTCTGAAAACGTCGGCCCTAAACATCTTATCAATAAGAAAACCGTCGCCAAGCGAGCTGAAAATATGTTGTGGCACAAACTTCCTAAATCTATCTATTTCCGCCGCGGTTCCCTGCCTATCGCTCTGGAAGAAGTGGCGACCGACGGAGCGAAACGCGCTTTTATCGTTACTGACCGCTTCCTGTTCAATAACGGCTATGCCGATCAGATTACCTCTGTGCTGAAAGCGCACGGCATAGAAACCGAGATCTTCTTCGAAGTAGAAGCCGATCCGACGCTGAGCATTGTACGCAAAGGCGCGGAACAGATGAACTCCTTTAAACCGGATGTGATTATCGCCCTTGGCGGCGGCTCGCCGATGGATGCGGCCAAAATCATGTGGGTGATGTACGAGCATCCTGAAACCCATTTTGAAGAGCTGGCGCTGCGCTTTATGGATATTCGTAAACGCATCTACAAGTTCCCGAAAATGGGCGTGAAGGCGAAAATGATCGCCGTCACTACTACCTCAGGTACCGGTTCTGAAGTTACGCCGTTTGCGGTAGTGACCGACGACGCGACCGGCCAAAAATATCCGCTGGCTGATTATGCTTTGACGCCGGATATGGCCATTGTGGACGCGAACCTGGTCATGAATATGCCGAAATCGCTGGCCGCGTTTGGCGGCCTTGATGCGGTAACCCATGCGCTGGAAGCCTACGTTTCCGTGCTGGCCAATGAATACTCTGACGGTCAGGCGCTGCAGGCGCTGAAATTGCTGAAGGAAAACCTGCCGGACAGCTATCGCGACGGCGCGAAAAACCCGGTAGCTCGTGAACGCGTTCATAACGCCGCAACCATTGCCGGTATCGCTTTTGCGAATGCTTTCCTCGGCGTATGTCACTCTATGGCGCATAAACTGGGTTCAGAGTTCCATATTCCGCACGGTCTGGCTAATGCGCTGTTAATCTCGAATGTGATTCGCTATAACGCGAATGACAACCCGACCAAACAGACCGCCTTCAGCCAGTACGATCGCCCGCAGGCGCGCCGCCGTTATGCCGAAATCGCCGACCATCTTGGTCTGAGCGCCGCTGGCGACCGCACCGCGCAGAAAATTGAAAAACTGCTGGCGTGGCTGGAAGAGATGAAAGCGCAGCTGGGGATCCCGAAATCTATCCGTGAAGCGGGCGTTCAGGAAGCTGACTTCCTGGCGAAAGTTGATAAGTTGGCTGATGATGCCTTTGATGATCAGTGTACCGGCGCTAACCCGCGTTATCCGCTGATTGCTGAACTGAAACAGATTATGCTGGATACCTTCTACGGCCGCGAATATGCAGAACCCTTTGAATCCGTTTCTGAAGCGCTCAGCGCTCAGCCGATCAAAGGCGCTAAAGTCGAGAAGAAAGCCAAAAAAGTTTGA
- the tdk gene encoding thymidine kinase, with protein sequence MAQLYFYYSAMNAGKSTALLQSSYNYQERGMRTLVWTAEIDDRFGSGKVSSRIGLSSPAKLFNNQTLLMHEITEEHEKKPVHCILVDECQFLTREQVRELSDVVDYLDIPVLCYGLRTDFRGELFSGSQYLLAWADKLIELKTICHCGRKAGMVLRLDSEGRPYAEGEQVVIGGNERYVSMCRKHYKETLAKGVLQPTERP encoded by the coding sequence ATGGCTCAGCTTTATTTCTATTACTCGGCGATGAATGCCGGGAAATCCACCGCATTGTTGCAGTCTTCTTATAATTATCAGGAAAGAGGTATGCGGACTTTGGTCTGGACGGCCGAGATAGACGATCGCTTTGGCAGTGGTAAAGTAAGTTCACGCATCGGCCTTTCTTCACCGGCTAAATTGTTTAACAATCAGACTTTACTGATGCATGAAATTACTGAAGAACATGAAAAAAAGCCGGTACATTGCATCCTGGTCGATGAATGCCAATTTCTGACGCGTGAACAAGTTCGGGAACTTTCCGATGTAGTCGATTATCTGGATATACCGGTATTATGCTACGGCCTGCGTACTGATTTCCGGGGTGAGTTATTTAGCGGAAGCCAGTATTTATTAGCCTGGGCCGATAAACTGATCGAATTAAAAACCATTTGCCACTGCGGCCGCAAGGCCGGCATGGTGCTGCGTCTGGATAGCGAGGGCAGACCCTACGCAGAAGGCGAGCAGGTGGTCATCGGTGGTAACGAGCGTTACGTCTCCATGTGTCGTAAGCATTATAAAGAAACGCTGGCTAAGGGCGTTTTACAGCCGACAGAGCGCCCCTGA
- the hns gene encoding histone-like nucleoid-structuring protein H-NS yields the protein MSEALKILNNIRTLRAQARECTLETLEEMLEKLEVVVNERREEESQAQAEIEERTRKLQQYREMLIADGIDPNELLQTMAATKTSGKAKRAARPAKYKYVDENGESKTWTGQGRTPAVIKKAIEEEGKQLDDFLL from the coding sequence ATGAGCGAAGCACTTAAAATTCTGAACAACATCCGTACACTGCGCGCCCAGGCCAGAGAATGCACTCTGGAAACTCTGGAAGAAATGCTGGAAAAACTGGAAGTGGTTGTTAATGAGCGCCGTGAAGAAGAAAGTCAGGCGCAGGCTGAAATTGAAGAGCGTACGCGTAAACTTCAACAGTACCGCGAAATGCTGATTGCCGATGGCATTGACCCAAATGAACTGCTGCAAACTATGGCAGCAACAAAAACAAGTGGCAAAGCCAAGCGCGCTGCGCGTCCGGCTAAATATAAATACGTTGATGAAAATGGCGAAAGCAAAACCTGGACTGGCCAGGGCCGTACTCCTGCGGTAATCAAGAAAGCCATTGAAGAGGAAGGCAAGCAGCTGGATGATTTTCTGCTGTAA
- a CDS encoding NAD-dependent epimerase, whose product MNYLVTGAAGFIGFHVTQRLLSAGHQVVGLDNLNDYYDVNLKRARLNQITSSDFTFIEGDLSDRDAIASLFAQHRFQRVIHLGAQAGVRYSIDNPHAYADANLTGHLNILEGCRHHKIEHLLYASSSSVYGLNRKMPFSTDDSVDHPVSLYAATKKANELMSHTYSHLYGIPTTGLRFFTVYGPWGRPDMALFKFTRAIIAGESIDVYNNGEMRRDFTYIDDITESIFRLQDVIPQKDPDWTVETGSPATSSAPYRVYNIGNSQPVTLMAYIEALEKALGIEAQKNMLPMQPGDVLETSADTQALFDVIGFKPQTGVEEGIRRFVEWYRAFYKV is encoded by the coding sequence ATGAACTATCTGGTTACCGGCGCGGCAGGGTTTATTGGTTTTCACGTTACCCAACGCCTTCTGTCGGCCGGTCACCAGGTTGTCGGTCTCGACAACCTGAATGATTATTACGATGTAAATCTCAAACGTGCCCGCCTTAATCAAATCACTTCTTCTGATTTCACTTTTATCGAAGGCGATTTATCTGACAGAGACGCAATAGCCTCACTGTTTGCACAGCATCGTTTCCAGCGCGTTATTCATCTGGGAGCGCAGGCAGGAGTTCGTTATTCTATTGATAATCCGCACGCTTATGCTGATGCCAATCTGACCGGGCACCTTAATATTCTCGAAGGCTGTCGTCATCATAAAATTGAGCATTTGCTGTACGCCTCTTCCAGCTCTGTTTACGGCCTGAACCGTAAAATGCCATTTTCTACCGATGACAGCGTAGACCATCCGGTTTCGCTTTATGCGGCGACGAAAAAAGCCAATGAGCTGATGTCTCATACCTATTCACATCTGTATGGCATCCCCACTACCGGTTTGCGCTTCTTTACCGTCTACGGACCGTGGGGACGTCCGGATATGGCTCTGTTCAAATTCACCCGGGCTATTATCGCCGGGGAAAGTATTGATGTGTATAACAACGGCGAAATGCGCAGGGACTTCACTTATATCGATGATATTACCGAGTCTATTTTCCGTTTGCAGGATGTGATTCCGCAAAAAGATCCTGACTGGACGGTGGAAACCGGCTCGCCTGCCACCAGCTCCGCACCTTATCGCGTCTATAATATCGGTAATAGTCAGCCTGTTACTTTGATGGCTTATATAGAGGCGCTGGAGAAAGCGCTGGGAATAGAAGCGCAGAAAAATATGCTGCCGATGCAGCCGGGCGATGTGCTGGAAACCAGCGCGGATACACAGGCGTTGTTTGATGTGATTGGATTTAAACCGCAAACGGGCGTAGAAGAGGGTATCAGGCGCTTTGTCGAGTGGTATCGTGCTTTTTATAAGGTCTGA
- a CDS encoding UDP-glucose dehydrogenase family protein — MKVTVFGIGYVGLVQAAVLAEVGHDVLCIDVDENKVENLKKGIIPIYEPGLTPLVKQNYEAGRLNFTTNAEEGVKHGVMQFIAVGTPPDEDGSADLKYVTAVACTIAQHMDEHKVVLDKSTVPVGTADRVRSVMQETLNARGLDLTFDVVSNPEFLKEGAAVSDCMRPERIVVGTDNDEVVELLRELYEPFNRNHDRLILMDIRSAELTKYAANCMLATKISFMNEISNLAERLGADIEKVRQGIGSDSRIGYHFIYPGCGYGGSCFPKDVQALIRTAETIGYKPRLLQAVEAVNDDQKLKLPTFIKRHFGEDLKGKTFALWGLSFKPNTDDMREASSRVLMETLWAAGATVQAFDPEAMDEAQRIYGHRADLKLMGTKEAALQGADALVICTEWQNFRAPDFDVIKNALKQPVIFDGRNLYDPERISKRGFVYYAIGRGASIQVA; from the coding sequence ATGAAAGTCACCGTATTTGGTATCGGCTATGTGGGTCTGGTTCAGGCTGCGGTATTGGCCGAAGTCGGACATGACGTTCTTTGTATTGATGTCGACGAAAACAAAGTCGAAAATCTGAAGAAAGGGATCATTCCCATTTATGAGCCAGGTTTGACGCCGCTGGTTAAGCAAAACTATGAAGCGGGTCGACTGAACTTTACTACCAACGCCGAAGAGGGCGTTAAACATGGCGTTATGCAGTTTATCGCCGTGGGAACGCCGCCGGACGAGGATGGCTCTGCCGATCTGAAATATGTTACTGCGGTAGCGTGTACCATTGCTCAGCATATGGATGAGCATAAAGTGGTGCTGGATAAATCTACCGTACCGGTTGGCACCGCCGATCGCGTACGTAGCGTAATGCAGGAAACCCTTAACGCGCGTGGGCTGGATCTGACCTTTGATGTGGTCTCTAACCCAGAGTTCCTGAAAGAAGGGGCCGCGGTAAGCGACTGTATGCGTCCTGAGCGTATCGTCGTCGGTACGGATAACGATGAAGTTGTTGAACTGCTGCGCGAGCTGTATGAGCCGTTTAACCGCAACCACGATCGTCTGATTCTGATGGATATTCGTAGTGCTGAGCTGACCAAGTATGCGGCGAACTGCATGCTGGCGACCAAAATCAGCTTTATGAATGAAATCTCCAACCTGGCGGAACGCCTGGGCGCGGATATCGAAAAAGTGCGTCAGGGTATTGGTTCAGATTCCCGCATTGGCTATCACTTTATTTATCCTGGCTGCGGTTACGGCGGTTCTTGCTTCCCGAAAGATGTGCAGGCGCTGATCCGTACGGCGGAAACCATTGGCTATAAACCTCGTCTGCTGCAGGCGGTGGAAGCGGTTAATGACGATCAGAAACTGAAGCTGCCAACCTTTATCAAACGCCATTTTGGTGAAGATCTTAAGGGTAAAACTTTTGCGCTGTGGGGACTGTCATTTAAGCCCAACACCGACGATATGCGTGAAGCGTCGAGCCGCGTGCTGATGGAAACGCTGTGGGCTGCCGGCGCGACGGTACAGGCGTTTGATCCGGAAGCGATGGATGAAGCGCAGCGCATCTACGGTCACCGTGCGGACCTGAAGCTGATGGGAACAAAAGAAGCCGCTCTGCAAGGTGCAGACGCGCTGGTTATTTGTACCGAATGGCAGAACTTCCGCGCGCCGGACTTCGATGTGATTAAAAATGCCTTAAAACAACCCGTGATTTTTGATGGTCGTAACCTGTATGATCCAGAAAGAATTAGCAAACGCGGTTTTGTTTATTATGCAATTGGCCGCGGAGCGTCTATTCAAGTTGCATAA
- the galU gene encoding UTP--glucose-1-phosphate uridylyltransferase GalU, whose translation MSAYKSKVKKAVIPVAGLGTRMLPATKAIPKEMLPLVDKPLIQYVVNECIAAGINEIVLVTHSSKNSIENHFDTSFELEAMLEKRVKRQLLDEIQSICPPHVTIMQVRQGIAKGLGHAVMCAHPLVGDEPVAVILPDVIIDEYESNPTKDNLAEMLNRFDESGRSQIMVEPVADVTAYGVVDCQGAELQPGDSAPMVGVVEKPKADEAPSNLAVVGRYVLSADIWPLLAKTPPGAGGEVQLTDSIAMLMEKETVEAYHLKGVSHDCGNKLGYMQAFVEYGLRHPSLGSDFKQWLNDTVENKK comes from the coding sequence ATGTCTGCCTATAAGTCAAAAGTAAAAAAAGCGGTAATCCCCGTTGCCGGTTTAGGGACGCGCATGCTGCCCGCAACCAAAGCCATCCCAAAGGAAATGTTGCCGCTGGTTGATAAGCCGTTAATTCAGTATGTCGTTAACGAATGTATCGCTGCCGGGATTAATGAAATCGTACTGGTTACGCACTCGTCTAAGAACTCGATTGAAAACCATTTTGATACCAGTTTTGAGCTGGAGGCGATGCTGGAAAAACGCGTTAAGCGCCAGCTGCTGGACGAAATTCAGTCAATTTGTCCGCCGCACGTCACTATCATGCAGGTGCGTCAGGGCATCGCTAAAGGCCTGGGCCACGCGGTCATGTGCGCGCATCCGCTGGTTGGCGATGAGCCGGTTGCGGTTATTCTGCCTGACGTGATTATCGATGAGTATGAGTCTAACCCGACCAAAGATAACCTTGCTGAAATGCTGAACCGTTTCGACGAGAGCGGCCGCAGCCAGATTATGGTTGAGCCGGTAGCGGACGTTACCGCTTACGGCGTGGTCGATTGTCAGGGTGCGGAACTGCAGCCAGGCGACAGCGCGCCGATGGTTGGCGTGGTAGAAAAACCGAAAGCGGACGAAGCGCCGTCTAATCTGGCCGTTGTGGGTCGTTATGTGCTTTCCGCTGATATTTGGCCGCTGCTGGCGAAAACCCCTCCGGGCGCGGGCGGTGAAGTGCAGCTGACCGACTCCATCGCTATGCTGATGGAAAAAGAAACAGTTGAAGCTTATCACCTGAAAGGCGTTAGCCATGACTGCGGCAACAAGCTGGGTTATATGCAGGCTTTCGTTGAGTATGGTCTGCGTCATCCGTCACTGGGCAGCGATTTCAAACAGTGGCTGAACGATACAGTTGAAAATAAAAAGTAA
- the rssB gene encoding two-component system response regulator RssB, translating to MEKPLNGKQILIVEDEVVFRSLLENFLYSLGATLLVASDGLDAIETLRFHQPDLLICDLEMPRMNGIKLVEHLRTHGNQVPILVISATEQMSDIAHVLRLGVQDVLLKPIRDMERLREAVYECLYPSMFTSQVEEEEQLFQDWDALVSDPSAAAKLLKQLQPPVQQVIANCRMNYRQLTMAEQPGLVLDIAALSDNDLAFYCLDVTRAGDNGVLAALLLRALFNGLLQEQLSGQKQRLPELSSVLKQVNMLLRQANLKGQFPLLVGYYHQTYKNLILVSAGLNATLNISGQEIQLRNGVPLGTMGSTHLNQINQQGDAWQCQVWGNGGRLRLMLSPE from the coding sequence ATGGAAAAACCATTAAATGGAAAACAGATCCTGATCGTGGAAGATGAGGTGGTTTTTCGCTCCCTGCTGGAAAATTTCTTATACTCGCTTGGCGCTACACTGCTGGTCGCCAGCGACGGTCTTGATGCTATCGAAACGTTGCGCTTTCATCAGCCCGACTTGCTGATTTGCGATTTAGAAATGCCCCGTATGAACGGCATCAAGCTAGTGGAACATTTACGCACCCATGGCAATCAAGTTCCCATTCTGGTCATCTCCGCTACCGAGCAGATGTCCGATATCGCGCATGTCCTGCGTCTTGGCGTACAGGATGTGCTGCTCAAACCGATCAGAGACATGGAGCGCCTGCGCGAGGCGGTCTATGAATGTCTTTATCCTTCCATGTTTACTTCCCAGGTGGAAGAAGAAGAACAGCTGTTTCAGGACTGGGATGCATTAGTTAGCGATCCCAGCGCGGCCGCCAAACTGCTTAAGCAACTTCAGCCGCCGGTTCAGCAGGTTATCGCAAACTGCCGCATGAACTACCGCCAGTTAACGATGGCGGAACAGCCTGGACTGGTCCTGGATATCGCCGCGCTATCGGATAACGATCTGGCCTTTTACTGCCTTGACGTTACCCGCGCTGGCGATAATGGCGTGCTGGCTGCACTACTGTTACGCGCGCTATTCAACGGGCTGTTGCAGGAGCAGCTTTCCGGACAAAAACAGCGTTTGCCTGAATTAAGCAGCGTGCTTAAACAGGTTAATATGTTATTGCGTCAGGCAAATCTTAAAGGGCAGTTTCCATTATTAGTCGGGTATTATCATCAGACCTATAAAAACCTGATTTTGGTCTCGGCCGGCTTAAACGCAACGCTGAACATTAGCGGACAAGAAATACAGCTTAGAAATGGTGTGCCTTTAGGCACTATGGGCAGTACACATCTCAACCAAATTAACCAGCAGGGTGATGCCTGGCAATGTCAGGTATGGGGGAATGGAGGACGGCTGCGTCTGATGCTGTCGCCTGAATAA
- the rssA gene encoding patatin-like phospholipase RssA, which translates to MRQVKIGLALGSGAAKGWAHIGVIDALLRAGIRIDVIAGCSVGALVGAACATERLPLLEKWVKSFGYWDVIRLMDFSWQRGGLLRGNRVFNHIRRLMPDESIEQCHIRFGAVATNLSTGRELWLTEGDLHQAVRASCSMPGLLPPVRHNGYWLVDGAVVNPVPVSLTRALGADIVIAVDLQHDAHLMQQDLFSATPTQNMPEEAISWRGRLRQRLAQHLTQRRTSLSPGAMEIMTTSIQVLENRLKRHRMAGDPPDVLIQPYCPQISTLDFHRAEEAIAAGRAAVEKKMDELLPLVQSR; encoded by the coding sequence ATGAGACAGGTAAAAATAGGACTGGCGTTAGGATCTGGCGCTGCCAAAGGATGGGCGCATATCGGTGTGATTGATGCATTGTTGCGTGCGGGGATCCGTATTGATGTGATTGCTGGCTGCTCTGTTGGTGCGTTAGTGGGCGCCGCCTGCGCCACCGAACGGCTACCGCTGTTGGAAAAGTGGGTAAAGTCATTTGGCTATTGGGATGTGATTCGGTTGATGGATTTTTCATGGCAGCGGGGCGGGTTACTGCGCGGCAATCGCGTATTCAACCATATTCGCCGTTTAATGCCGGATGAGTCTATCGAACAGTGTCATATTCGCTTTGGCGCGGTCGCCACCAACCTGAGTACCGGTCGCGAGCTATGGTTAACCGAAGGCGATCTGCATCAGGCAGTACGCGCCTCCTGCAGCATGCCGGGCCTGTTACCGCCGGTCAGGCATAACGGCTACTGGCTGGTGGATGGCGCCGTGGTGAATCCGGTTCCGGTATCCCTTACCAGAGCGCTGGGCGCGGATATTGTCATCGCCGTTGATTTGCAGCACGATGCGCACCTTATGCAGCAGGATCTCTTTTCTGCCACACCCACGCAAAACATGCCGGAGGAAGCGATATCCTGGCGCGGCAGGCTGCGACAGCGCCTGGCACAACATTTAACACAGCGACGCACTTCTCTTTCGCCTGGCGCGATGGAGATTATGACCACCTCAATACAGGTACTTGAAAATCGTCTTAAGCGTCATCGCATGGCGGGGGACCCGCCGGATGTCTTGATACAGCCTTATTGTCCCCAGATCAGTACGCTTGATTTTCATCGTGCAGAGGAAGCGATTGCAGCCGGAAGAGCTGCGGTTGAGAAAAAAATGGATGAATTATTACCGTTAGTACAAAGCCGGTAA
- a CDS encoding YchJ family protein, protein MSENCPCCSGLQYSLCCGRYLSGEQIPPSPESLMRSRYTAYARHDVDYLLATWHSTHRSVQLGQALSESFPQTVWQSLRIVANEAGAHVNEAYVTFFARYVENGRPGAVYERSRFVREDQRWYYIDGTAPQVGRNDRCPCGSEKKYKKCCGQ, encoded by the coding sequence GTGTCTGAAAATTGCCCATGCTGCAGCGGATTGCAGTATAGCCTATGTTGCGGTCGCTATCTAAGTGGCGAGCAGATCCCTCCCAGTCCGGAATCCCTGATGCGCTCGCGCTATACGGCCTATGCCCGGCATGATGTCGATTATTTACTGGCGACCTGGCACAGTACCCATCGCTCTGTTCAACTGGGCCAGGCATTATCTGAAAGTTTTCCGCAAACCGTCTGGCAGAGTCTGAGAATCGTCGCCAACGAGGCTGGCGCCCACGTTAATGAAGCTTATGTGACATTTTTTGCGCGTTATGTGGAAAACGGCCGCCCGGGGGCGGTTTATGAACGCTCGCGCTTTGTCCGTGAGGATCAACGCTGGTACTATATCGACGGAACCGCACCACAGGTGGGTCGTAATGACCGCTGTCCCTGTGGCTCCGAAAAAAAATACAAAAAGTGTTGCGGCCAGTAA